Below is a window of Trueperaceae bacterium DNA.
CCGGCCGGGACCCGGCGCTTGTCGTAGAGGTCGGGGAAGAGCTCGTAGACGGCCGCGAACCCCTCCTTGCGCCTGGCGCGCGCCGGCCTCAGGTAGGCGCCGAGGCCCAGGTTCTCCTCGACCGTCATGTCGGGGAAGAGCTGCCTGCCCATGGGGACGTGCGCGAGGCCGCGCAGCGCCAGCTCGTGCGGGGTGAGCCCGGTGACGTCCTCGCCCCCCAAGACGACGCGCCCGCGCCACGGACGGATCATCCCCGACACCGCGCGCAGGATCGTCGACTTGCCGCTGCCGTTGCCGCCGACCAGGCCCACGAGCTCGCCGGCGCCCACGCCGAGGCTGACCCCGAACACGACCTGCAGCTCGCCGTAGCCGAGGTCGGCGTCCACGAGCTCGAGCACCGGCTCCGGCGGTGGGGCGGCGTCCGGCGACGCTGCCGCCGGCGCGGGGGCCGCGCGGGGCTCACTCATCCTCGTCGACCCCCAGGTAGGCCTCGACGACGCGCGGGTCGCTGACCACCTCCCGCGGCGCCCCCCTGGCGATGAGCTCGCCGAAGGCCAGCACGTAGACCTCGTCGCAGAGCTCCGTGACCGCCTGCATGATGTGCTCGACCATCACGATCGCCATGCCGGTGCGCGCCAGGCCGCGGACGAACTCGATCATGTCGCGCAGCGCCGGCGGGTTCAGGCCGGCCATCAGCTCGTCGAGGAAGAGCACCTGCGGCTCCGTCGCCAGGGCCCGCGCCAGCTCCAGGCGCCGCCGGCGAGCGAGGTTGAGGTCGCCGGCCGGCTGCAGCGCCCTGTCGCCGAGTCCCACGGTGTCGAGGGCGGCGCGCGCTCGACGCTCGGCCTCGCGCCTGTCGGCGGTGCGGAGGAACGCGCTCACCAGCACGTTCTCGAGGACCGTGAGCGCGGAGAAGGGCCTCTCGACCTGGAAGGTCCTGCCCATGCCGAGGCGCGTGCGCGCGTAGGCGGGCAGGCGCGTGACGCGCCGCCCGAGCAGCCTGACCTCGCCGCGGGCGCGCACGTGGCCGGTGAGGGCGTTGAAGAGGGTCGTCTTCCCGGCGCCGTTCGGCCCGATGAGCCCGACGATCGCCCCCTGCGGCACGCTCAGCGACACGCCGTTCACGGCCGTGAGGCCGCCGAACGTGACGGTGACGCGCTCAGCCTCGAGCGCTGCGGGCATACCGCCTCCTCACGAGCCGCCTGTTCAGCTCGCCCACGAGCCCGTGGGGCGCGAACAGCACGACGACGACGATGAGAGCGCCGTAGATGAGCAGGTTCGCCTCGGCGAACGCGTTCCTGAACAGCTCGGCCGCCAGGGTGAGCAGGGCCGCGCCGACGAGCGGGCCGAACAGCGTGCCGCGCCCGCCGATGATCGCGACGAGGGCGATGCGCACCGAGAGGTGCAGCTCGAACATCGGCTGGGGCTGCAGCGCGGACAGCACGACGCCGTAGAGGCAGCCGCCCAGCGCGGTGAGGGCGCCGGAGATCGCGAAGGCCCGCAGCTTGACGGCCTCGGGGTCCACGCCGGCGGCCTCCGCCGAGGGCTCGTCCTCGCGCACGGCGCGCATCTGGTAGCCGAGGCGCCCGTGCGTGATCACCGCCACCACCGCCAGCGCCAGCAGCAGGTACCCGAGCGCGAACCAGAACTCGACGGCGCGGTCGAAGAGGTCGAGCCCGAACGGCTCCTCGAGGTCGAAGATGAACAGGCCGACGGCGCCGCCGGTGAGCCCCCGCTGGTTGATCGCCACGAGCCTGAGGATCTCGGCCACGGCGATCGTCGAGAGCACGAAGTAGGAGCCGCGCAGCCGGAACGTCACCTTGCCCCACAGCAGGGCCAGGGCGGCCGCCAGCGCCATCGCCAGCAGGGCGCCCCACCACGGGGCCAGGTCCCAGCGGTTGGCCGTGACGCCGATCGTGTAGGCGCCCAGTCCCACGAACGCCGCGTGCCCCAGCGAGGTCTGGCCCGACCAGCCGCCCAGCAGGTCCCAGGCGCTCGCCCAGCCGGCCAGGAGCATCAGGTTGACGCCCAGGGTGC
It encodes the following:
- a CDS encoding ATP-binding cassette domain-containing protein, which codes for MPAALEAERVTVTFGGLTAVNGVSLSVPQGAIVGLIGPNGAGKTTLFNALTGHVRARGEVRLLGRRVTRLPAYARTRLGMGRTFQVERPFSALTVLENVLVSAFLRTADRREAERRARAALDTVGLGDRALQPAGDLNLARRRRLELARALATEPQVLFLDELMAGLNPPALRDMIEFVRGLARTGMAIVMVEHIMQAVTELCDEVYVLAFGELIARGAPREVVSDPRVVEAYLGVDEDE
- a CDS encoding branched-chain amino acid ABC transporter permease; translated protein: MSPRGAWLRLGGVALLGLAWFLLLPDYRTLGVNLMLLAGWASAWDLLGGWSGQTSLGHAAFVGLGAYTIGVTANRWDLAPWWGALLAMALAAALALLWGKVTFRLRGSYFVLSTIAVAEILRLVAINQRGLTGGAVGLFIFDLEEPFGLDLFDRAVEFWFALGYLLLALAVVAVITHGRLGYQMRAVREDEPSAEAAGVDPEAVKLRAFAISGALTALGGCLYGVVLSALQPQPMFELHLSVRIALVAIIGGRGTLFGPLVGAALLTLAAELFRNAFAEANLLIYGALIVVVVLFAPHGLVGELNRRLVRRRYARSARG
- a CDS encoding ATP-binding cassette domain-containing protein, producing MLELVDADLGYGELQVVFGVSLGVGAGELVGLVGGNGSGKSTILRAVSGMIRPWRGRVVLGGEDVTGLTPHELALRGLAHVPMGRQLFPDMTVEENLGLGAYLRPARARRKEGFAAVYELFPDLYDKRRVPAG